In Zingiber officinale cultivar Zhangliang chromosome 3B, Zo_v1.1, whole genome shotgun sequence, a single window of DNA contains:
- the LOC121967507 gene encoding glucomannan 4-beta-mannosyltransferase 9-like, with product MERLSSTTLLPEAFQGTRDDITQQMGIVWEHIKSPVVVPLLRLAVLICLAMSLMLFVEKVYMAVVIVLVRLFRRRPETNYKWEPMGEDPEAGNAAYPMVLVQIPMYNEKEVYQLSIAAACGLSWPSDRIIIQVLDDSTDPAIKELVVKECHRRASKGVNIKYEIRENRNGYKAGALKEGMKHSYVKQCDYVAIFDADFQPEPDFLMRSVPFLLHNHNIALVQARWKFVNSDECLMTRMQEMSLDYHFTVEQEVGSSTCAFFGFNGTAGVWRISALNEAGGWKDRTTVEDMDLAVRASLRGWKFIFLGDLEAKSELPSTLKAYRYQQHRWSCGPANLFRKMAVEIAMNKKVNLWTKIHVIYSFFFVRKIVAHIVTFIFYCVVIPATVLVPQVQVPKWGLVYVPSIITMLNAVGTPRSLHLLVFWILFENVMSLHRTKATFIGLLEVGRVNEWVVTEKLGDIMKTKNGGKAARRFRLRIGEKLHLLELFTGAYLYFCGCYDLAFGSNHYYLYLFAQGTAFFIVGLGYVGTFVPRS from the exons ATGGAGAGGCTTTCTTCCACGACGCTTCTCCCCGAGGCGTTCCAGGGGACGAGGGACGACATCACGCAGCAGATGGGGATCGTGTGGGAGCACATCAAGTCGCCGGTGGTGGTGCCGCTGCTGAGGCTCGCCGTCCTCATCTGCCTCGCCATGTCGCTCATGTTATTCGTCGAGAAGGTGTACATGGCGGTGGTCATCGTGCTGGTCCGCCTGTTCCGGCGGCGACCCGAGACCAACTACAAGTGGGAGCCGATGGGCGAGGACCCCGAGGCCGGCAATGCCGCCTACCCGATGGTGCTCGTCCAAATCCCCATGTACAATGAGAAAGAG GTGTACCAGCTATCGATCGCCGCTGCGTGCGGGCTGTCATGGCCGTCGGACCGCATCATAATTCAGGTGCTGGACGACTCGACGGATCCGGCGATCAAG GAGTTGGTGGTGAAGGAGTGCCACCGGCGGGCGAGCAAAGGGGTGAACATAAAGTACGAGATCAGGGAGAACAGGAACGGGTACAAGGCAGGGGCGCTGAAGGAGGGCATGAAGCACAGCTACGTGAAGCAATGCGACTACGTGGCCATCTTCGACGCCGACTTCCAGCCGGAGCCCGACTTCCTGATGCGCTCCGTCCCCTTCCTCCTCCACAACCACAACATCGCCCTCGTCCAAGCCCGCTGGAAATTCG TGAACTCGGATGAATGTTTGATGACGAGGATGCAGGAGATGTCCCTGGATTACCATTTCACGGTGGAACAGGAAGTGGGATCCTCCACCTGCGCCTTCTTCGGATTCAATG GGACTGCTGGTGTCTGGAGGATTTCTGCTCTCAACGAAGCGGGAGGATGGAAGGATCGGACCACGGTCGAAGACATGGATTTGGCTGTTCGAGCAAGCCTCAGGGGCTGGAAATTCATTTTCCTTGGAGATCTCGAG GCTAAAAGCGAGCTCCCGAGCACTCTCAAGGCCTACCGCTATCAGCAGCACAGATGGTCATGCGGACCAGCAAACTTGTTCAGGAAAATGGCGGTGGAGATCGCCATGAACAAG AAAGTGAACCTCTGGACCAAGATTCATGTGATATACAGCTTCTTCTTCGTTCGGAAAATCGTCGCTCACATCGTCACCTTCATATTCTACTGCGTCGTCATCCCCGCGACGGTGTTGGTTCCTCAAGTGCAAGTGCCAAAGTGGGGTTTAGTCTACGTGCCCTCCATCATCACCATGCTCAATGCTGTCGGGACTCCGAG GTCTCTTCACTTGCTCGTCTTCTGGATCCTTTTCGAGAACGTCATGTCGTTGCACAGAACAAAGGCGACCTTCATCGGCCTCTTGGAAGTAGGGAGAGTGAATGAGTGGGTGGTCACGGAGAAGCTGGGCGACATCATGAAGACTAAAAATGGTGGCAAAGCAGCAAGGAGATTCAGACTCAGGATTGGTGAAAA GTTGCATCTTTTGGAGCTCTTTACTGGAGCTTACCTCTACTTCTGTGGCTGCTACGATCTGGCCTTCGGGAGCAACCATTACTACCTCTACCTCTTCGCCCAAGGAACTGCCTTCTTCATCGTCGGACTCGGCTATGTCGGCACTTTTGTCCCCCGTTCCTGA